The Micromonospora sp. Llam0 genome contains a region encoding:
- the nirD gene encoding nitrite reductase small subunit NirD — MSVQTVNVTARWTPVCPYSRVEPERGVAALVDGEQVAVFRTYDGTLYAIGNQDPVAGAHVMSRGIVGTRGDVPTVASPLHKQVYDLRTGECLDLPGVAVPTYRVRCRDGLIEVLGRRQDQ; from the coding sequence ATGAGTGTGCAGACAGTCAACGTCACCGCCCGGTGGACACCGGTGTGCCCGTACTCCCGGGTGGAGCCGGAGCGGGGCGTGGCCGCACTGGTCGACGGCGAGCAGGTGGCGGTCTTCCGGACCTACGACGGGACGTTGTACGCGATCGGCAACCAGGACCCGGTGGCCGGCGCCCACGTCATGTCCCGGGGCATCGTCGGTACCCGAGGGGACGTCCCGACCGTGGCGTCACCACTGCACAAGCAGGTCTACGACCTGCGTACCGGCGAATGTCTGGATCTGCCGGGCGTCGCCGTGCCGACCTACCGGGTGCGCTGTCGGGACGGGCTGATCGAGGTGCTCGGTCGGCGGCAGGACCAGTGA
- a CDS encoding ATP/GTP-binding protein: MDFAGYDRPGVRRDKGITSAKIVIAGGFGVGKTTMVGAVSEITPLTTEALMTSAGVGIDDPSKVPGKETTTVAMDFGRITMADDLILYLFGTPGQTRFWFMWDEIIRGAVGAAVLVDTRRITDAFAPLDYFENRQLPYLVALNCFDGAPQYEPEEVREALAIAPHVPLVMCDARSRDSTKSVLVNVVEHAMATLRAEHGRGYPTPVG; the protein is encoded by the coding sequence GTGGACTTCGCAGGCTATGACCGTCCCGGCGTCCGCCGGGACAAGGGAATCACCTCGGCGAAGATCGTCATCGCCGGTGGATTCGGGGTGGGCAAGACCACCATGGTCGGCGCGGTCTCCGAGATCACGCCGCTGACCACCGAGGCGCTGATGACCTCGGCCGGTGTCGGCATCGACGATCCGTCAAAGGTCCCCGGCAAGGAGACCACCACGGTGGCGATGGACTTCGGCCGGATCACCATGGCCGACGACCTGATTCTCTATCTGTTCGGCACACCCGGACAGACCCGGTTCTGGTTCATGTGGGACGAGATCATCCGCGGTGCGGTCGGTGCCGCAGTGCTGGTGGACACCCGCCGGATCACCGACGCCTTCGCCCCGCTGGACTACTTCGAGAACCGGCAGCTGCCGTACCTCGTGGCGTTGAACTGCTTCGACGGCGCGCCACAGTACGAGCCGGAGGAGGTGCGGGAGGCGCTGGCCATCGCGCCGCACGTGCCGCTGGTGATGTGCGACGCCCGCAGCCGGGACTCGACGAAGAGTGTGCTGGTCAATGTCGTCGAGCATGCCATGGCGACGCTGCGCGCCGAGCACGGCCGGGGGTATCCGACCCCGGTCGGCTGA
- a CDS encoding molybdopterin oxidoreductase family protein produces MPGSVQVTIGPTGESVDRTVATHCPYCALQCGMRLRATADGGVQVLPRQFPTNQGGLCQKGWTAAELLDHPQRLTTPLVRDRPGAELRPVSWPEALDRIVDGVTGIQRAHGRDAVAMFGGGGLTNEKAYALGKFARVALRTRNIDYNGRFCMSSAAAAGIRAFGVDRGLPFPMADVGTADTLLLVGANVAETMPPFARYLTELKQRGGTLIVIDPRRTATARLADLHLQPTPGTDLAVANALLHVALREGWVDQTYVAERTTGFDTVRATVAGYWPARVERLTGVPIGDLEAAARALAGGDRRTTDAPPAKVVILTARGAEQHAKGVDTVSAYVNLALALGLPGRPGSGYGCLTGQGNGQGGREHGQKADQLPGYRRIDDPAARAHVAGVWGIDPADLPGPGVSAYELLDALGTPTGPKALLVFGSNPVVSAPRAGRVQRRLADLDLLVVADFVLSETAAMADVVLPTAQWAEEDGTMTNLEGRVLRRHALRPPPPGVRTDLAVLADLAQRLGCPAGQFPADPAEVFTELRRASAGGVADYAGVTWERIDAADGVFWPCPDPDRPDTPRMFTERFATPDGRARFVPVEHRAAAEEVCADYPLYLTTGRVLAQYQSGAQTRRIAPLRGAAPEPFVELHPDLAARLGVADGDPVTVTSRRGEMRAPARLTESIRPDTVFAPFHWGGAGRINSVTNDALDPTSRMPEFKICAVRVERA; encoded by the coding sequence ATGCCAGGCAGTGTGCAGGTGACCATCGGGCCGACCGGCGAATCCGTCGACCGGACCGTGGCCACCCACTGCCCGTACTGCGCCCTGCAGTGCGGGATGCGGCTGCGCGCCACGGCCGACGGCGGCGTGCAGGTGCTCCCCCGGCAGTTTCCCACCAACCAGGGCGGACTCTGCCAGAAGGGCTGGACCGCCGCCGAGCTGCTCGACCACCCGCAGCGGCTGACCACCCCGCTGGTCCGCGACCGACCAGGGGCCGAGCTGCGGCCGGTCAGCTGGCCGGAGGCGCTGGACCGGATCGTCGACGGCGTCACCGGCATCCAGCGCGCGCACGGCCGCGACGCGGTCGCGATGTTCGGCGGCGGCGGGCTCACCAACGAGAAGGCGTACGCGCTGGGCAAGTTCGCCCGGGTCGCGCTGCGCACCCGCAACATCGACTACAACGGCCGGTTCTGCATGTCCTCGGCGGCCGCCGCCGGGATCCGGGCCTTCGGCGTCGACCGCGGCCTGCCGTTCCCGATGGCCGACGTCGGCACCGCCGACACGCTGCTGCTGGTCGGCGCGAACGTGGCCGAGACGATGCCGCCGTTCGCCCGCTACCTGACCGAGCTGAAACAGCGTGGCGGTACGTTGATCGTGATCGACCCCCGCCGCACCGCCACCGCCCGGCTGGCCGACCTGCACCTGCAACCCACCCCCGGCACCGACCTCGCGGTGGCCAACGCGCTGCTGCACGTCGCGCTACGGGAGGGCTGGGTGGACCAGACCTACGTCGCCGAGCGGACCACCGGCTTCGACACCGTCCGGGCCACCGTCGCCGGCTACTGGCCGGCCCGGGTGGAACGGCTCACCGGCGTACCGATCGGCGATCTGGAGGCGGCGGCGCGGGCGCTGGCCGGCGGCGACCGACGCACGACCGACGCCCCGCCCGCGAAGGTCGTCATCCTCACCGCGCGCGGGGCCGAGCAGCACGCCAAGGGCGTCGACACGGTCAGCGCGTACGTCAACCTGGCGCTCGCCCTCGGGCTGCCCGGCCGGCCCGGATCCGGATACGGCTGCCTGACCGGCCAGGGCAACGGCCAGGGCGGCCGGGAGCACGGCCAGAAGGCCGACCAGCTGCCCGGCTACCGGCGCATCGACGACCCGGCGGCGCGGGCGCACGTGGCCGGGGTGTGGGGCATCGACCCGGCCGACCTGCCCGGGCCGGGGGTGTCCGCGTACGAACTGCTGGACGCGCTCGGCACCCCGACCGGGCCGAAGGCGTTGCTGGTCTTCGGCTCCAACCCGGTGGTCTCCGCCCCCCGCGCCGGCCGGGTCCAGCGGCGACTGGCCGATCTGGACCTACTGGTCGTCGCCGACTTCGTGTTGTCCGAGACGGCAGCGATGGCCGACGTGGTGCTGCCCACCGCCCAGTGGGCCGAAGAGGACGGAACGATGACCAACCTGGAGGGACGGGTGCTGCGCCGGCACGCGCTACGGCCGCCCCCGCCCGGTGTCCGCACCGACCTGGCCGTCCTCGCCGACCTGGCGCAGCGGCTCGGCTGCCCGGCCGGACAGTTCCCGGCCGACCCCGCCGAGGTCTTCACCGAGCTGCGCCGGGCCTCAGCCGGTGGCGTCGCCGACTACGCCGGGGTGACCTGGGAGCGGATCGACGCCGCCGACGGCGTCTTCTGGCCCTGCCCGGACCCGGACCGGCCGGACACCCCACGGATGTTCACCGAACGGTTCGCCACCCCGGACGGGCGGGCCCGGTTCGTGCCGGTGGAGCACCGGGCCGCCGCCGAGGAGGTGTGCGCCGACTATCCGCTCTACCTGACCACCGGCCGGGTGCTGGCCCAGTACCAGTCCGGTGCGCAGACCCGCCGGATCGCGCCGCTGCGCGGCGCCGCCCCGGAACCCTTCGTGGAGCTGCACCCGGACCTGGCCGCCCGGCTCGGCGTCGCCGACGGCGACCCGGTCACGGTGACCAGCCGGCGCGGCGAGATGCGCGCCCCGGCCCGACTGACCGAGTCGATCCGCCCGGACACCGTGTTCGCCCCGTTCCACTGGGGCGGCGCGGGGCGGATCAACTCGGTCACCAACGACGCGTTGGACCCGACATCCCGGATGCCCGAGTTCAAGATCTGTGCGGTCAGGGTGGAGCGAGCGTGA
- the rpsI gene encoding 30S ribosomal protein S9, which yields MTDTTEASSVAVAETEPATAVTPAPVVRAPRGERPIQTVGRRKEAIVRVRIVPGSGKITCNGRELEEYFPSKVHQQLIREPLGTAEKAEAFDVIANLRGGGITGQAGALRLGIARALCANDGDDRPALKKAGFLTRDDRVKESKKYGLKKARKAPQYSKR from the coding sequence ATGACCGACACCACCGAGGCCAGCTCGGTCGCCGTTGCCGAGACCGAGCCGGCCACCGCCGTGACGCCCGCGCCAGTGGTGCGCGCGCCGCGCGGCGAGCGCCCGATCCAGACCGTCGGGCGGCGCAAGGAAGCCATCGTCCGGGTGCGGATCGTCCCCGGTTCCGGCAAGATCACCTGCAACGGTCGCGAGCTCGAGGAGTACTTCCCGAGCAAGGTGCACCAGCAGTTGATCCGGGAGCCGCTGGGGACGGCCGAGAAGGCCGAGGCGTTCGACGTGATCGCCAACCTGCGCGGCGGCGGCATCACCGGCCAGGCGGGTGCGCTGCGGCTGGGCATCGCCCGGGCGCTGTGCGCCAACGACGGCGACGACCGTCCGGCGCTGAAGAAGGCGGGTTTCCTCACCCGCGACGACCGGGTCAAGGAAAGCAAGAAGTACGGCCTGAAGAAGGCCCGCAAGGCTCCGCAGTACTCGAAGCGCTAG
- a CDS encoding uroporphyrinogen-III synthase, whose translation MSDELSGFTIGVTADRRRDELAALLERRGARVVLAPALRIVPLADDTELRASTRACLDNPPDVLIANTGIGMRGWLEAAEGWGLAEPLRAVLGGAYIVARGPKARGAIRAAGLHDQWSPASESCDEVTDHLRARGVAGQVIAMQLHGERQPECSAALEAAGATVIEVPVYRWAPPTDPAPLHRLVDLVAGRLVDAVTFTSAPAVGALLRAAGPNADAVLEAMRTDVLAACVGPVTAAPLRRHGVPVTAPARARLGALVRTIVDELPRRAVNLKVGGHLLTLRGHAAVVDGELRPLAPAPMAVLRALAQTPGRVLSRAALLRTLPRGADEHAVEMAVARLRAGLGTPGVIQTVVKRGYRLPID comes from the coding sequence ATGTCCGACGAGCTGTCCGGATTCACCATCGGGGTCACCGCCGACCGGCGGCGCGACGAGCTGGCCGCACTGCTGGAGCGGCGGGGTGCCCGGGTGGTGCTCGCCCCGGCGCTGCGGATCGTGCCGCTGGCCGACGACACCGAACTGCGCGCGTCGACCCGGGCCTGCCTGGACAATCCGCCGGACGTGCTGATCGCCAACACCGGCATCGGCATGCGGGGTTGGCTGGAGGCCGCGGAGGGGTGGGGCCTGGCCGAGCCGCTGCGGGCGGTGCTCGGCGGTGCCTACATCGTGGCCCGCGGTCCCAAGGCCCGGGGTGCGATCCGCGCCGCCGGCCTGCACGACCAGTGGTCACCCGCGTCGGAGAGCTGTGACGAGGTCACCGACCATCTACGGGCCCGCGGCGTGGCCGGCCAGGTGATCGCGATGCAGTTGCACGGGGAACGGCAACCGGAGTGTTCGGCGGCGCTCGAGGCGGCCGGTGCCACCGTGATCGAGGTGCCGGTGTACCGGTGGGCGCCACCGACCGACCCGGCTCCGCTGCACCGGCTGGTCGACCTGGTCGCCGGCCGGCTCGTCGACGCGGTCACCTTCACCTCCGCGCCGGCGGTCGGAGCGCTGCTGCGCGCCGCCGGACCCAACGCCGACGCGGTGCTCGAGGCGATGCGGACCGACGTACTGGCCGCCTGCGTCGGGCCGGTCACCGCGGCACCGCTGCGCCGGCACGGGGTGCCGGTGACCGCACCGGCCCGGGCCCGGCTCGGGGCGCTGGTCCGGACCATCGTCGACGAGTTGCCCCGCCGGGCGGTAAACCTGAAGGTCGGCGGACACCTGCTCACCCTGCGCGGACACGCCGCAGTCGTCGACGGTGAGCTGCGCCCGTTGGCGCCGGCACCGATGGCGGTGCTGCGCGCGCTGGCGCAGACCCCGGGGCGGGTGCTGTCCCGGGCCGCGCTGCTGCGCACCCTGCCCCGGGGTGCCGACGAGCACGCCGTCGAGATGGCGGTGGCCCGGCTCCGGGCCGGGCTGGGCACGCCCGGGGTGATCCAGACCGTGGTCAAACGCGGCTACCGGCTGCCGATCGACTGA
- a CDS encoding DUF742 domain-containing protein gives MGQPRQDPRGALVRPYAVTRGRTEPRQHIALEAVLVASAAAVTESRFAGHDKHRIATICDNRAQSLAEIAAYTRLPLGVARVLVADMVADGLLALHSTAPTETEGYEERMELLERVLSGLRRL, from the coding sequence ATGGGCCAACCACGACAGGACCCGCGCGGAGCGCTGGTCCGCCCCTACGCGGTCACCCGCGGGCGTACCGAGCCACGGCAGCACATCGCACTGGAAGCGGTGCTGGTGGCCTCGGCGGCAGCGGTCACCGAGTCTCGTTTCGCCGGGCACGACAAGCATCGAATCGCCACGATCTGCGACAACCGTGCCCAGTCACTGGCGGAGATCGCCGCGTACACCCGGCTCCCGCTGGGCGTCGCACGGGTCCTCGTCGCCGACATGGTCGCCGACGGCCTGCTGGCGTTGCACAGCACCGCTCCGACCGAGACAGAGGGCTACGAGGAGCGGATGGAACTTCTTGAGAGGGTGCTAAGTGGACTTCGCAGGCTATGA
- the rplM gene encoding 50S ribosomal protein L13: MRTYSPKPGEIERQWHVIDASDVVLGRLATHAATLLRGKHKPTFAPHVDTGDFVIVVNAGKVALTGNKRHTKVAYRHSGYPGGLKQVGYDELLAKRPERAIELAVKGMLPHNKLGAKLIRKLKVYAGAEHPHGAQQPVPFEIKQIAQ; encoded by the coding sequence GTGCGTACGTACAGCCCGAAGCCGGGTGAGATCGAGCGTCAGTGGCATGTGATCGACGCCTCTGACGTCGTGCTGGGCCGCCTGGCCACCCACGCCGCCACGCTGCTGCGCGGCAAGCACAAGCCGACTTTCGCGCCGCATGTCGACACCGGTGACTTCGTCATCGTCGTCAACGCCGGCAAGGTGGCGTTGACCGGCAACAAGCGGCACACCAAGGTGGCCTACCGGCACTCCGGTTACCCCGGCGGGCTGAAGCAGGTCGGCTACGACGAGCTGCTGGCCAAGCGCCCCGAGCGGGCGATCGAGCTGGCCGTCAAGGGCATGTTGCCGCACAACAAGCTCGGTGCCAAGCTGATCCGCAAGCTCAAGGTCTACGCCGGCGCCGAGCACCCGCACGGCGCGCAGCAGCCGGTGCCGTTCGAGATCAAGCAGATCGCGCAGTGA
- the nirB gene encoding nitrite reductase large subunit NirB, translated as MNRLIVIGNGMVGQRLVEAVRSRDAGGGWQVTVLAEESRPAYDRVRLSAFFDGVGPDELSVHTPDDGVDLRLAEPARRIDRDRRVVVTDHGEYGYDALVLATGSYPFVPPIDGAHRPADGASGGGLRDGVFVYRTLDDLVAIRAFATDPAAGRRVGTVIGGGLLGLEAANALRLLGLRTHVVEFAPRLMPVQVDEAGGAMLRRYVEDLGVDVHLGTATSAIRTGPDGTPHGVALTDGTQLETDLVVVAAGIRPRDDLARAAGLAVGERGGVTVDATCRTSDPHIWAVGECAAVSVDGEPGRCYGLVAPGYAMAEVVADRLLGGTAAFPGADTSTKLKLLGVDVASFGDAHGTTTDCLDVTFTDPATRVYAKLVLSDDARTLLGGVLVGDATAYPTLRASVGGPLPGPPLALLAPAGSDGAVGGAGIDALPGSAQVCSCNAVTKDQILGAIGEGCTDVAGIKACTRAGTSCGSCVPMLKQLLSVAGVTQSTALCEHFDHSRQELFDIVRVRGIRTFSQLVAEHGRGRGCDICKPVVASILASLGNGYVLDGEQATLQDTNDHFLANIQRDGTYSVVPRIPGGEITPEKLIVIGEVARDFNLYTKITGGQRIDLFGARVEQLPKIWRRLVDAGFESGHAYGKALRTVKSCVGSTWCRYGVQDSVGLAVALELRYRGLRAPHKIKSAVSGCARECAEARSKDFGIIATDVGWNLYVGGNGGFRPRHAELFASDLSTEELVRTIDRFLMFYIRTADRLQRTAAWIEAMDGGLDHLRSVIVDDSLGLAAELDEAMARHVESYSDEWRDTIDDPERLRRFASFVNAPDTPDPSITFEVERGQPVPALGERRPVALGLPTTLEVRR; from the coding sequence ATGAACCGGTTGATCGTCATCGGCAACGGCATGGTCGGGCAGCGCCTGGTCGAAGCGGTCCGCTCCCGCGACGCCGGGGGCGGATGGCAGGTCACGGTGCTCGCCGAGGAGTCGCGGCCGGCGTACGACCGGGTCCGGTTGTCGGCCTTCTTCGACGGTGTCGGGCCGGACGAGTTGAGCGTGCACACCCCGGACGACGGGGTGGACCTGCGGCTGGCCGAGCCGGCCCGGCGCATCGACCGGGACCGCCGGGTGGTCGTCACCGACCACGGCGAGTACGGCTACGACGCGCTGGTGCTGGCCACCGGCTCGTACCCGTTCGTCCCGCCGATCGACGGCGCGCACCGACCCGCCGACGGTGCCAGCGGCGGCGGCCTGCGCGACGGGGTGTTCGTCTACCGGACGTTGGACGACCTGGTCGCCATCCGCGCCTTCGCCACCGATCCGGCCGCCGGCCGACGGGTCGGTACGGTGATCGGCGGCGGCCTGCTCGGCCTGGAGGCCGCCAACGCGCTGCGGCTGCTCGGCCTGCGTACCCACGTGGTGGAGTTCGCGCCCCGGTTGATGCCGGTCCAGGTCGACGAGGCTGGCGGGGCGATGCTGCGCCGCTACGTCGAGGACCTCGGCGTCGACGTACACCTGGGGACCGCGACGTCGGCGATCCGCACCGGGCCGGACGGCACCCCGCACGGAGTCGCCCTCACCGACGGCACCCAACTGGAGACCGACCTGGTGGTGGTCGCCGCCGGCATCCGGCCCCGCGACGACCTGGCCCGCGCCGCCGGGCTGGCCGTCGGCGAACGCGGCGGGGTGACCGTCGACGCCACCTGCCGGACCAGTGACCCGCACATCTGGGCGGTCGGGGAATGCGCCGCGGTCAGCGTCGACGGCGAGCCGGGCCGCTGCTACGGGCTGGTCGCCCCCGGCTACGCGATGGCCGAGGTGGTCGCCGACCGGCTGCTCGGCGGCACCGCCGCCTTCCCCGGCGCGGACACCTCCACGAAGCTCAAACTGCTCGGGGTGGACGTGGCGTCGTTCGGTGACGCGCACGGCACCACCACCGACTGTCTGGACGTGACGTTCACCGACCCGGCCACCCGGGTCTACGCCAAGCTGGTGCTCTCCGACGACGCGCGCACCCTGCTCGGCGGGGTGCTGGTCGGCGACGCGACGGCGTACCCGACGCTGCGGGCCAGCGTCGGCGGGCCGCTGCCCGGCCCGCCGCTGGCGCTGCTCGCCCCGGCCGGTTCCGACGGGGCCGTCGGCGGGGCCGGCATCGACGCGCTGCCCGGCAGCGCCCAGGTCTGCTCCTGCAACGCGGTCACCAAGGACCAGATCCTCGGTGCGATCGGCGAAGGCTGCACCGACGTCGCCGGGATCAAGGCGTGCACCCGGGCCGGCACCAGCTGCGGGTCCTGCGTACCGATGCTCAAGCAGTTGCTGTCCGTCGCCGGGGTGACCCAGTCCACCGCGCTGTGCGAACACTTCGACCACAGCCGCCAGGAGCTGTTCGACATCGTCCGGGTACGCGGTATCCGGACCTTCTCCCAGCTGGTCGCCGAGCACGGTCGGGGCCGGGGCTGCGACATCTGCAAGCCGGTGGTCGCCTCGATCCTCGCCTCGCTCGGCAACGGCTACGTGCTCGACGGCGAGCAGGCCACCCTGCAGGACACCAACGACCACTTCCTGGCCAACATCCAGCGCGACGGCACCTACTCGGTGGTGCCGCGGATCCCCGGCGGGGAGATCACCCCGGAGAAGCTGATCGTGATCGGCGAGGTGGCCCGGGACTTCAACCTCTACACGAAGATCACCGGCGGGCAGCGGATCGACCTGTTCGGCGCCCGGGTCGAGCAGCTGCCGAAGATCTGGCGGCGGCTGGTCGACGCCGGCTTCGAGTCCGGTCACGCCTACGGCAAGGCGCTGCGGACGGTGAAGTCCTGCGTCGGATCCACCTGGTGCCGCTACGGCGTACAGGACTCGGTCGGCCTGGCGGTCGCCCTGGAGCTGCGCTACCGGGGGTTGCGCGCCCCGCACAAGATCAAGTCTGCGGTCTCCGGCTGCGCCCGGGAGTGCGCCGAGGCGCGCAGCAAGGACTTCGGCATCATCGCCACCGACGTCGGCTGGAACCTCTACGTCGGCGGCAACGGCGGCTTCCGTCCCCGGCACGCCGAGCTGTTCGCCAGCGATCTGTCCACCGAGGAGCTCGTCCGTACCATCGACCGGTTCCTGATGTTCTACATCCGCACCGCCGACCGACTGCAACGCACCGCGGCCTGGATCGAGGCGATGGACGGCGGCCTGGACCACCTGCGATCGGTGATCGTCGACGACTCGCTCGGGCTGGCGGCCGAGCTGGACGAGGCGATGGCCCGCCACGTCGAATCCTACTCGGACGAGTGGCGGGACACGATCGACGACCCGGAGCGGCTGCGCCGCTTCGCCTCCTTCGTCAACGCACCCGACACCCCGGATCCGTCGATCACCTTCGAGGTCGAGCGGGGCCAGCCGGTGCCGGCCCTGGGCGAGCGCCGGCCCGTCGCGCTCGGTCTCCCGACAACCCTGGAGGTACGCCGATGA
- a CDS encoding roadblock/LC7 domain-containing protein, translating to MNRPAAIQDMGWLLSNFADSVAGIAHVVAVSADGLLLASSRDLPADRADQLAAITSGVVSLTDGASRMFSAGGVLQTVIEMDSGYLFLMSISDGSSMAVLAARSCDVGQVGYEMALLVERVGAALVPAPREAVGGRP from the coding sequence ATGAACAGGCCAGCAGCTATTCAGGACATGGGTTGGCTGCTCAGCAACTTTGCCGACAGCGTGGCGGGAATCGCCCACGTCGTGGCTGTCTCGGCAGACGGACTGCTGCTCGCCTCCTCGCGTGACCTGCCGGCGGACCGGGCCGACCAGTTGGCGGCGATCACCTCCGGTGTGGTCAGCCTCACCGACGGGGCGTCGCGGATGTTCAGCGCGGGTGGTGTGCTGCAGACGGTGATCGAGATGGACAGCGGGTACCTGTTCCTGATGTCCATCAGCGATGGATCGTCGATGGCGGTGCTCGCCGCCCGCAGTTGCGACGTCGGTCAGGTCGGGTACGAGATGGCGTTGCTGGTCGAGCGGGTCGGTGCCGCGCTGGTTCCGGCACCACGGGAGGCCGTGGGCGGCCGACCCTGA
- a CDS encoding FAD-dependent oxidoreductase: MNRIVIVGHGMAGARLAAELHARRGDYKITVYGAERHRAYNRIMLSNLLAGRADELDVTLTEAAGHGIDVRAGLAVTAIEPATRTVRTADGTATEYDHLVLATGSRAVVPDLPGLTGTDDPAGLPGRVAVFRTLDDCRRILSTAADARTALVLGGGLLGLEAARGLAARGLDVRVVHKVGQLMERQLDATASAVLARTLSGLGVGTELAAAAESFTATADGVRLRLGDGRELGADLLVLACGVRPDTDLARRAGLRVGRGVVVDDRMATSDPRIWAIGDCAEHDGVVTGLVAPAWEQARVLARVLAGDDPGARYRPLPTVTRLKAAGIDLAAMGDTRPGADGQTEELSFADPARGTYARLLIRDDRLTGAIMLGDNPAVGTVIQLFDRGGPVPTDRRALLLGRAVGGTVAAPATSPALMPDSATVCQCNTVSKGALVRCWRAGARSVAEVVAATRATTGCGSCTDAVTGIVDWLSSVDSDVEVPT; encoded by the coding sequence GTGAACCGTATCGTCATCGTCGGCCACGGCATGGCCGGTGCCCGGCTCGCCGCCGAACTGCACGCCCGGCGCGGCGACTACAAGATCACTGTGTACGGGGCGGAGCGGCACCGGGCGTACAACCGGATCATGCTGTCGAACCTGCTCGCCGGCCGGGCCGACGAGCTGGACGTGACGCTCACCGAGGCCGCCGGGCACGGCATCGACGTACGGGCCGGGCTGGCGGTGACCGCGATCGAGCCGGCCACCCGGACGGTGCGCACCGCCGACGGCACCGCCACCGAGTACGACCACCTGGTGCTCGCCACCGGCAGCCGGGCCGTGGTCCCCGACCTGCCCGGCCTGACCGGCACCGACGACCCGGCCGGGCTGCCGGGCCGGGTCGCGGTGTTCCGGACCCTCGACGACTGCCGGCGGATCCTCTCCACCGCCGCCGACGCCCGCACCGCCCTGGTCCTCGGCGGCGGCCTGCTCGGGCTGGAAGCCGCCCGTGGACTCGCCGCCCGTGGCCTGGACGTGCGGGTGGTGCACAAGGTCGGCCAGCTGATGGAGCGCCAACTCGACGCGACCGCCAGCGCGGTGCTCGCCCGTACCCTCTCCGGCCTCGGCGTCGGCACCGAGCTGGCCGCCGCCGCCGAGTCCTTCACCGCCACCGCCGACGGGGTACGGCTGCGACTCGGCGACGGCCGGGAGCTGGGTGCCGACCTGCTGGTGCTGGCCTGCGGGGTCCGGCCGGACACCGACCTGGCCCGGCGGGCCGGACTGCGGGTCGGACGCGGCGTCGTGGTCGACGACCGGATGGCCACCAGCGACCCACGGATCTGGGCGATCGGTGACTGCGCCGAACACGACGGAGTGGTCACCGGGCTGGTCGCCCCGGCCTGGGAACAGGCCCGGGTGCTGGCCCGGGTGCTGGCCGGCGACGACCCGGGTGCCCGCTACCGGCCACTGCCGACGGTGACCCGGCTCAAGGCCGCCGGCATCGACCTCGCGGCGATGGGTGACACCCGCCCGGGCGCCGACGGGCAGACCGAGGAGCTCAGCTTCGCCGACCCGGCCCGTGGCACGTACGCCCGGCTGCTGATCCGCGACGACCGGCTGACCGGGGCGATCATGCTCGGCGACAACCCGGCCGTCGGCACCGTCATCCAGTTGTTCGACCGGGGCGGTCCGGTGCCGACCGACCGGCGGGCGCTGCTGCTCGGCCGGGCGGTCGGCGGCACCGTCGCGGCACCGGCCACCAGTCCGGCGCTGATGCCGGACTCGGCGACCGTCTGCCAGTGCAACACGGTCAGCAAGGGCGCGCTGGTGCGCTGCTGGCGCGCCGGTGCCCGGTCGGTCGCCGAGGTGGTCGCCGCCACCCGGGCCACCACCGGCTGCGGCAGCTGCACCGACGCGGTCACCGGCATCGTCGACTGGCTCTCATCTGTGGATTCCGACGTGGAGGTACCGACATGA